The nucleotide window TTTTAACTCtaacttataatataaaatacaaaaataaaaatttgcaATTTCCCATGCAGTTAGCAAAAAATTAtcatcaataaaaatatcccCAATTTCCATAGGAAAATCTAATATTGAAGAATCAGACATTTTTTCAACTTTATTCAAATTTTGATTGTCTTTGTTTGTTTTATCAGTTTTCTCAATAATAGTAGTAACTACAGTTTCGCCCATTTTTGAATTCACATAATGATCTATAATTGCAATAACAaaggaatatttttttttaataaataaataaatattattatatgtataacctaaaataaatttacaaTTAATTgctatttgtatatattgtaaatatatctgtattttatttaaccATATAgatgatatattatttttcataattttataaaataatttattttttttaaattgctttttcaataaatttatacaatttaataaataaaaatatttcttttcATATTCTTCATACCATTGTATATCATATACTTTTaatcttttttttaatcgttttaataataaaatatttttttcaaaatcgTCACATAAATTTTGTCTATTTTCTTTATGCAATAGATTTacttttccatttttattctGATCTACATCTGCTTTCAAagttttattcattttttcgcATACATTTGAATCTTCTTTTAATGTtgtttttgtaaaaaataaatttatttcatttgagGAGATTAACGTATCATctaatataatgttatttttattttttaaatggaGAAACGATGGAATTTCTTCCATgcttaaataagttttacATATACAATGTatagatgataaaaaatatgaacaaagtATATCATACTCTTggtcttttttttctaattcataaaataatttgttttttcctGACCATTCTTCAAGTGAATAACAATTAGGAAGCAGTTTTTTGGAGTTAATAATTCCAGGAAGAAATTCATTATCTTCTATCAAAAAGTCGATACCATTATTTCCGCCATTATTTCCGCCATTATTTTCGCCATTTTTTAAACCAAAAATATTCCAATACTCTTTTAAAATGAAACCATTTCTTTTTTGTAAAGATGAAaatctttttatatttcgatttattaattctagTTTACTATaatcaatatttatttttttactatctatttcatttttttcaaaactaaaaaaattgaataacatattatttatttgataaaaattttcACAAAATATTCTCTCAATCCATACCcacatattataataattttcatatatataacttggcattggaataaataaatttccaTTTTCTAAACTAAAATCGTAACTAAAAGAACTTTCCTTATTACAATAATATGTGTCGAttttatttaacatatttttatcatttctGCAATTTTGACTATCCTTATCAACTTTGctaatattaatatgattGTCTTTCGCTAATGATTTGTCTAAATTCGGAGTAGAATTTTCAAATTCGAATTGTATATAATCcttaaattcattattttgtaaattatgaaaacttttttttttacttttttttgaataGATATATATAGACAACGAAATGAACTTTTTTTGAGcataatttagaaaaatgCGAAAAAATTTtcgaattattaatatattttcaatagtatattttctattatcatatattaaattaaatatttcaataattattaaacacaataatttttcaaatttggTTTTAGTATGATATTTTACAATTGTATcaatttttctatttttaaataaataattcatttcatttttttctatatttgaatatcttcgtttttttaaattatttattacattttctttatttgtcCTTGCGTTGTCAAATGATTCACTTTTATTTACCCAACAGTTTTTATTAACTTGGCTATCATTATTCAATTCTCCAAAATCTCGATTTTTCTCAACTTTATTAATtccttttattttctttaatttttttatacatttaacTGTTCTCAATATACTTAGCCTTTTTTTTACCTTCTTTTCGTGTGTTTTGTCGCGGTTCATTTCGTGTATTTTATCTCGGTTCTTTTCGTGTATTTTATCTCGGTTCTTTTCTCCATTTCTACACTCCGGGCTGTTATTACACTCACCTATACTTTCAGAGTGTCTACGTTTGAtaacattttcattattaaaatattgtgCACTATCTGAGGAGACTGCTCTTCCAAACGGTTTATTTATGATGTCGCCACTGTTTTTGTTATTCCGTCTtcttttgaattttttcTCGGGGAAAATGTCAGACATTGCCCCTGAGGCTTCGTTTGAATCAATTCCTTTATGAAAAAGGTTCAAAtagtaaataatattattattttcaacatAATCCTTCAAATTTTGGCTTATAGTAATGTAACATGCTAAGgccataaaaatataatctaaaatagttttttcttgaataaaataatcattttttaaatagctTGAATGATAATTTATCACCTCTTtagatattttataattcttAGAAATAAcgatttgataaaaaaattcatgTTCAAACATAAAAACAAGACTTCCATTCTTTTTTGTACAAATTAATGATGAGTTTAATAAAATTCcaatacaatatttttcaaatattctACATgcatcaaaaaaaaattgtattttattataattaaaaatatagcaaACAATCTGAGAaactataattaaaattcCAATATCTAACAAAGGCCAATCTAAAGGACAtttcatataaatttgttgCATAAATGATGAGagttttttattcattttttgtttttttctattattttcattgatatttatacaaaagttattattttcttcattgcctttttttatatattcctCTGTCTCAACAaattcattttcatcatttataaacgatttatataattgttcTTCTTTTTGAAAAAGGAAGATCATTAAATTTTCTGCtaaatacaaattattattatttatcagttgtaaaattatatttatccatccatgttcataaaaaaatattccttCTTTATTCGAGGgggtattatataaattttccaAGTTATTATCAGATTCAGTttgtaaaaaattgaaaacaTTTTCATGCTTATCAGAATGGAAAGATTTTGTCATTTTATTCCCATCATCTTCATTATATCCATTTTCCTTAgtgtgcatatttttttcactatCTTCAGCTTGGAATAAATTACCAATTTCAACTTTTTGTTCACTTTGATTTTCTGTCACAccatcttttattttatatattacacTTTGGCTAGTTAAAATTTCTTgagaatttttaatttcatcatCCATTTGTGATAAAACACATGCTTGTAAAGAATGCatggaattaatttgtttgctCTTgacttgttcataattttgtgtattatttttttctaaaggTAAATCAATTTTTCGCTTTTtcgtattattatttccacaAATGTTGCTATTATTTTTGGTGATATAACCAGAACTGTTATTAATTTTGGTATTACCACCAATTTGAGCCTCTAAATTTATCACATctatcttatttttttttttgtgaaatttttcatttttatcacaaaatttttcatttttattacaaaatttttcatgtttattacaaaattttcctttttttattttaaaaaaattaacattttgattatttaaactgagattataatttttttttaaattaaaagaaaaattactcattatatatttttccttcctcaatattattttgttcgaatatttatttaacgAAAAAATCTTATTgccaattttattatttatgttactATATTTACCAACTTTGGGTTTTGAAAAATTTAcacacattttatttttatatagtaaTTTGTCATCATTTAAAAGTGTAACAGAAtttgtttcattttcatcactACCCAAACAATAAGTTATTCCAAACTGTTTACTATTAGCATATGTAtctttaattaaatattttccttcatgtgttttaatatatgacatttgtttttttatacatttccattttcttctttttttctttccatttttatccTTCAACAACTTAGTATTATTAGCTTGATTCTGAttattttcaacattttcaacattttcaacattttcaacattttcaacattttcaacattttcaacattttcaacattttcaacattttcaacgttttcaatattttcacaatttttttcGTGTTTCAATTTTGCCGTCTCCTTTTCCTCATTTTTTtggaaatttatatttttttcaaaatcgaatgtattttcttttaatttttcatcaGTATGTGCACTTTTGTCATATAACAAtccattaatattattttttcctattCTATCTATAATTGTTTCTTTGAATATTGTCACTATTTCATCTATATCATTATCTATATCATTATCTATATCAACTGaggttttttttaaatttatacaattcaagtttttatttttttcgttctttttcgaattattattattcatttcATCTTTTAACTCATTAGATTGATTACTGATATTGTATTCATTTTGATCGCCTTTCAAATTGCTTTCACTTATGTTCATCTTTTCAAAACAGGATATCATGTCGCTTGGAATAAAACtactattatttattattttattatttattattttattatttattatttgtttattttttttattatgacATTTTGACCCgtcttttatttcttcagAATTCTTCAATAACATTTCCATATATTTAcaatcttttattattatattattttcatcatcattGTAAATTtgatcattttcttcatcgtTGTAAATTtgatcattttcatcatcgTTGAAAATTtgatcattttcttcatcataAGATTTGTATTGACTCGATATTTCCCCCTTTTTGAATATATCGTGATTATTACTTATTGGTTTTTCTTCACAATTAAAATCTTCacttacatatttttttcgagcttcactattttcattttgatcagattcattttttatcaaaGATGATATGCATTTCGTTTCTTTGTAAAAAGAAGATACTAAATTATTCTCATTATTACAACTAACAAAATCTGTTTCATGAGAACAAATTTtggaatttatttttttagtttcaATTTCTACacaattttcatttattaatttggaATTATTTTCACAATGTCTATCCAGATCCAATGAGATATATCTCTCATCTTTTGAACTTACACTTTTCTTGTAATTATGTGTTTCTTTTAATGCTTTATCaaattcattaatttttgtattaatattttgaatCTTTCCTTTAGGAATTTCGTTTTGGCAAgagaaattatttatatctttattcACCAAAATATTGGGAATCTTTTTAACAATTGTATACTCTTTAtctaaatttgaaaatataattttgttgGGTAACAAATTTGATATATCAGATAGATTAATATCATGTAATGGTAATATATGTGTTTCAGTTTCTGGATATGTTTTTATGTCATTAATTTctccttttatattttgatatttttctattttaagAATATTATTGATTgatgtattattttcatcgGTTTTATTTTCACCATCTTTATCGATAATTCTATTTAAAGAGGAAACGGAACTAGCTTtaaatttttctatattttttaaaatgacaTGTTTCTTTTCatctatatttaaattacgTTGTATCAATTCTTCAAATGCGTTTTTATTAGTTCTATACCTTATCAGGTTTTCCAAATCTgcattactatttattttatctattACATCTATCGTTTTATATCCTTGAATGGTTCCCTTTCCTTGTGTATCTTCATCtatcaatatattttcttctgtttgtttttcattattaactaatatattgtttttactATTTCCGGTGTTTTCTATATCATTAATAATAACAGTATTAGATgtattagtattattatattgaGTCGTGTTATTagattttatattaattgaATTTCTGTTTCTAACTGCTGTTGAATATCTTCTAAGCATTTCTTGTTTTGTTTCAATaggatttttatttttcattaaattattttgtccTTTATTTATTGGACTGCTCTTATTTGTTACATTACTACTTTGCCTCTTCAAAAATGACAAAGaatcttttttatttgatatgtttactttattatttttttcttctttttcttctttttctggATTCATAATAGTATCAATTAACattctttttaaatttttatgaaatacATCATCATTtgctattattttcaaatctTCATGTcgtgttaattttttatcacgAATAGACGTATAAGTAGGTGTATAaggattttttttatatggaattttttcatttttattaagaccttttaataaaaacggtttatttttattttcttttagatttatatttaaattattttttattttcctatCATTTATTGTTTTACCACACATTTTTACTTTTCTATTTAGTGTGTGTATATTCGAGGgaggtattttttttaaattatctagaatttttttatttatactattATGAGTAGTTAGAGGGAATtgataattcatttttttcatcattattcCTGTAATATCTTTTCctgatttattattttcatttaatttattttttataagatCTTGTATGCTCCGTTTAGTGGTATGCTTTATATTCTCCTGAATAAGAGATGTTCTTTTACTGActatacttttatatttagTGAAATCCATTCCCTTTTTAAGATTTGATATGcttgaattatttatattatttgatttaGGTGTGTTATTTGTAATATCTTTTGTATTCCATTGTCTGGATTGtttatcattatttgttAGAgtagttttatttatttttaaaggTAGAAATcctttgttattatttttaatagtaTCGTTAAAACTTTTGTTTTCctttttatctaaatttatagatacattttttaatcctgttatatttttatttgaattatatgattcataatttttcgtttgtatatctataatattgTTTGTATCTTTTTTCAGTTCTACACTGGTTTCTTTTCTttcgtttattttattctctTCTTTTCGTTTTGTATTTTCTGGTTGATTATTAAAGGATCCTTTCATCAGTTCAGTATCATCTTGTCTCCCCAATATCAATCTCCCAGTTATATTACTGATTACACtcctaacattttttttgaaaaaattaatatagcttccatttttcttatttatattattttcgtcTCCAATTTTACAGCTATATTTATTCCCCATATTTTTTACAGACACTTCTTTATATGTCTTATTATTTGaatcaaaaaaattggaTATCCTTTGCACATTATACGTGTGTTTCGAATTTTTGTTTTCATGAGACAATAATTTTGGTTTTTGAtcattttttgaaatattctTATTTAAGCAACTATTGAGCATAATATCGtcctttttatatttttcatcatCTGAGAACTTGTTATtaattatcattttatatGGCTTTGTTTAACGAAACAATGATTTCTCAAATTATATCAAACCCCAAATATATcttgtatatttttcttgCATATTTTTGTGAATATAAGATATTACAGGAAGTCAGTCATTtacaatgaaaaaaaataacaaacaaataaataatatatgcataggtatatagtataatgataattatacaattttatcgtcatttatttttctaaatttcaatatttatttgatgatGTCTGCTTAATCTCAGGAATGCCAAAAGATTATGTGTCTATACATCGGTTATTTATAACATTCACATAGAATTTGATAAAGTAATGCATTTTTAAGTGTAAAGAAACAAAAcggtatatatatttgaaaaaaaaaactaaatggttcataaatataaatttaaaatatgtgtaaataacaaattttcagcattttctttatataacttattttctattgtatatatgttaataaattagtaacacaaaaaatgtagaaaataaaaaataagacaCAGTGGTATagagaattaaaaaaaaattaagaataacataaataaataaaaaaaggatgaaaaaaaaaaaaataatgtatcaTTAATAATACGTcgaaaataattcaaaaaattgTCAAAATAGacaattcaaaaaatatcaatgcataaaaaattaaaaattagtAACTCACttaatttaattagtgtgatataattcaaaatttgtttatatttataatggttatatatatatgaaatgaaaagtcataaaaaaaatatttttaaatagaGAAACGACAAAATGGAAAATTGCAGAAAATGCGCAATTTTCCAAATTctgaataaaatattatctttttttttgttaaattaaaattagagaacataaaataaaaattaagatAAATAAGcaatgtaaatatttaattttttatagtaTATTTGTTACCTTTTTAAAAAACCTATATTAAATActgatatattattttcccattaaaaaatattattatcgtaataatttttattcctgttaagaaattttatttatctcattactattattcttttaaatatgtttttattattctcaattgtttttattattctcaATTGTGTTTGTTATTCTcaattgtttttattattattattgtattttttttattattgattAATCATTTGTATTAAGCTAGCCAAATAATTTCTACTTAATATAAGACACACACAATTTTGTTTTACTTgcatattaattataaaaaaaatatgaccaAATACCTAATTTTTTATgacatgtacatatttttgttGCTTTACTCCCCAAAATAGAGggaataaaacaaataaaaatacactTAAAAAACAGCTGTAAAATATGTACtgttcagaaaaaaaaaaatacaacaatgttatatgtgtatatttttttacaatttaatcataaaaaaaatatggtaGTATTTCATAAAGAGTTATAGGTGATTGTGGAATATTTTGTATACCCTTTTTAACATAAAATGTGTGTATAAACAGAGATAATGATGGCAACATTTATGTTTTCTTTCTATACATTTTAGCTGTTTTTAACTACATATTATAAGACCAAATAacaaactatatatatatatattcatttatttttataaaatattgcaTATAGAAAGTAGCAAATAAAATTGTGgatgtttttattttgtttatttatatttgctctaattataatattggaaatatttatttatgtatcGTATAAATGCATGCATACATGAAATAGTAAAAGatttaaatgtaaaatatCTGTTCACTCTCTACATGTATAAGCATGAACAGCCAAAGAAGGCAATCACATAATAcgcataaataaaaatgtatattaaatattaaaaaaaatgaaaatgcaaggaaattaaattataaaagtaaaataaagaTACTAATTTTATGAGTATAAATCATCATCTACATTATAATCTTGTGGGtcttcattattttcctCATCGGGCCAATCAATGATAAAGTCTTCATTTGTTCCACCCGATTTAGTCTTATATAATGGATCGAATTTGAttctaaaattatcatatttaaTTAGATCAGCTTGTGAAACACTTCTTCTAGCCCCTGCTAATCCTTCTTTAAAGTGATGTCTAGTGATTTCGTATTTTATTTCAGATTCTTCGTTATTTGTATCTTGATTTTCATTAGTTTGATTATTTTCGGTATTTCCTTCAGGATTTAATTCAagttttgattttttattcatttcttCGGCATCAATTGCATCTCTAATAGCTGCCCTGGCGGCTCTTTGACACAATTCGGCAAGATCTGCACCACTAAACCCGGCTGTTTTTTGAGCTAAAAAGTCAATAGGTACATTATCTGCAACAGGGCATTTTCTTAGAATTGCACTTAAAATAGAGATTCGTGCAGCAAGGTCAGGTAAAggaatataaattaattgatCTAATCTTCCGGGTCTTAATAGAGCTTCATCTAATAATTCTGGTCTATTAGTTGCACCGATAAAGAaaagatttttttttggtcCAACACCATCAATTTCAGTTAATAACTGATTCATAACACGATCACCTGCACCACTACCATCACCTAATGATGAACCTCTTTGAGTTCCAATAGAATCTAATtcatcaaaaaataaaacacatGGTGCTGCAGCTCGAGCTTTATCAAAAACTTCTCTAACATTAGCTTCAGATTCACCAAACCACATAGTTAATAATTCAGGACCTTTTATTGAAACAAAATTTGCAGAGCATTCAGATGCTACTGCTTTAGCTAATAATGTTTTACCACAACCAGGAGGTCCATAAAATAATACACCCCTAGATGGAGCCATAccaaatttttcaaatttatctGGATGATCAATAGGATATAAAATCATTTCTCTTAATGTATTTTTAACTTCATCTAAACCTCCAATATCATCCCATTTAACATTTGGAACCTCAACAACAGTTTCTCTAAGTGATGATGGGTTGCATGTTCCTAATGCCATATTAAAATGATCTTGAGTTACACACATACTTTCCAAAACTTCTTTGTCAATAATTTCATCCTCTAAATCTATTACATccattttttctcttataCATGTTAATGCAGCTTCTGTACATAATTGTGCTAAATCTGCACCAACAAATCCATGTGTATTACTAGCTAATTCTTCTAATTTAACATCTGGAGataatttcatatttttggTATGGATTCTTAATATTTCGAATCTACCATTATCATCAGGAACTCCTATATCAATTTCTCTATCAAATCTTCCAAATCTTCTTAAAGCTGGATCAATAGAATTTTGTCTATTTGTAGCGGCAATAACAACTACTTGCCCTCTACTTTTGATACCATCCATTAATGTTAATAATTGTGATACAACTCTTCTTTCTACTTCTCCATTagttttttctctttttggAGCAATAGAATCAATTtcatcaataaaaataattgcaGGTGAATTTTTTTCTGCTTCTTCAAATGCTCTTCTTAGAT belongs to Plasmodium yoelii strain 17X genome assembly, chromosome: 11 and includes:
- a CDS encoding cell division cycle protein 48 gives rise to the protein MENNPDIKSLGDDNNGKIPKKKNLCRLIVEEATNDDNSVVALNTKRMEELNFFRGDTILIKGKKRHSTICIILNDNDLDEGKIRINKVARKNLRVCLGDIVYVKACPEIPYGKKIQVLPIDDTIEGLAKDTLFEIFLKPYFNESYRPVKKGDLFLVRGGFMSVEFKVVEVDPDDFCIVSPDTVIYYEGDPIKRDDEEKLDEIGYDDIGGCKKQLAQIREMIELPLRHPGLFKTLGVKPPRGVLLYGPPGSGKTCIARAVANETGAFFFLINGPEVMSKMAGEAEANLRRAFEEAEKNSPAIIFIDEIDSIAPKREKTNGEVERRVVSQLLTLMDGIKSRGQVVVIAATNRQNSIDPALRRFGRFDREIDIGVPDDNGRFEILRIHTKNMKLSPDVKLEELASNTHGFVGADLAQLCTEAALTCIREKMDVIDLEDEIIDKEVLESMCVTQDHFNMALGTCNPSSLRETVVEVPNVKWDDIGGLDEVKNTLREMILYPIDHPDKFEKFGMAPSRGVLFYGPPGCGKTLLAKAVASECSANFVSIKGPELLTMWFGESEANVREVFDKARAAAPCVLFFDELDSIGTQRGSSLGDGSGAGDRVMNQLLTEIDGVGPKKNLFFIGATNRPELLDEALLRPGRLDQLIYIPLPDLAARISILSAILRKCPVADNVPIDFLAQKTAGFSGADLAELCQRAARAAIRDAIDAEEMNKKSKLELNPEGNTENNQTNENQDTNNEESEIKYEITRHHFKEGLAGARRSVSQADLIKYDNFRIKFDPLYKTKSGGTNEDFIIDWPDEENNEDPQDYNVDDDLYS